TAGAAAGCAAGGAAAATGCCAATTGTAGAACTGCTGTTCATGTAAAAAATATATTTTAACTAGACAAAAAAAGAGAAGAGAACCTGTTGTAATATTGAGGATTTTTTTGGGGGTGTGGCGATGATAACAATTTATGGCCGTAATCTTTAAGGTTGTTTTGCTCCCGCGTGGTGTTAATATTTTTTACAACTGAACAGATGTGAGATTTCTTTACGTGAAGCATTTTTTGACATACGAACCAGATTGAACTGCACTGCGAAACACACCAAAGTTGAAACCACTGTTTCGTTTAGGCTGACTCGAGAAGGGTAACCACCGCTTCCAGGACAGGGAGGAGGCTCCGCGCACCGCCTGAAAAAGCCGGAGTCCGGCCGCTATCACCCGATGCGCCTCGTTCGAAGCGATCTGAAGCTAAATAATAAGACCTCATCCGCTGGTTAAATGGATGAGGTCTTATTATTGAAGATTGAAATTTTTCTAGGTCGCTTTGCAGGAATCTGGCTGTCGAACTTTTTCAGACAGCCGCGGCTGTTGTCATCTTTTTTGGCTTGCTCATCCCCGCTACAGCTAAAATAAGACCCAGAACGATTCCTAAAAGAGCGGCAAAAAGAATCTGAAAGTTAGGTGGAAGTAAAAAAGTAATGGTATGCGCCGGAATCCAGAACAGAGGCAGAGTCTTCTTAAAAACGAACCCCCACATGACCGACCAGTCGATTTTCTTCAAAATTCTCGCAAAATCGATCTTGGAGAAATATCCACCCAACGTACCCCCTGTTTCCTCGATATGGATATCGGAAACTTTATGAAGGGTCATAAACAATGGTGCGAACATGAGGTTCATGCAGACGCTGATAGAGAAGGCGACCAAAACTTTCGCAGCAGTCAAGTTTCCTGCGAGGGGGTTTTCACCTAATTTATAAAAATAGTGATCAACCAGCATAGGAGAACCCGTTGCAAAAATCACAAATGCAATTTTGATCAGCACACCAGTAAAGCCCCAGAAAATTGCCCTAGGGAGAAGTCCGAAACCTTCCTTGGTATAAATTCCTTGTGAAATTCGAAGCCCGATTACTTCACCCAGAGTTGCTAAAATAGAGAACTTTGCAAAACTCATAAGCAGAGCGTGCTGAGTTGTTGCTGTGTTGTAATAATACTGAGCGGTTTCCGATAGGAAAAAGGGGCTGAAAAAGGCTACTAGAATTACCAGAAACCAAAAGTCATTCTTTTTCATAAAATATCCTTACTACAATTCGTAGATTACCATTTAAGAGCCGGCAATATTTGAGATTTGCTCAATTGCTTGAAAGAAGACCCTTTAACTCCTATACTGCCGGCCCAACTGTTTAAAAAGCCCTGGTGATATTCAAACTGGTCATTATCCCTTCGGTACGGTCCACGGCTCCAAATTCGATGTTTGTCCGCATTTCGATCAAGGTTTTCCACTTGGGAATGGCAAACCTAATTTCCGGACCAACGGCAAACACTCGGTCATGCACTTTATCCCATGTTACATCCTTGCCCCGGTCGTCCGTGATCTGGAACTGGGCATATCCCACCACGCCGAGTTCAAAGCCCCGGAGCAGACCGATTCCCATCGAAGGAGGTAGAGCCTTTCCTATCCCCCACTCAAAGTGGAAGTCGTCACCGTACGTAACATCGTGGCCACGCTGCTTGAAGTGCGTTTCATAACGACCAAGCCAGGACAGGCTCCATGTTTTTTCCTTGTCGGGGTAATAGGTGCCGCCAAGGTCGAACTGTGCTGTCCAGTAGCCTTTCCCCGCCCCCGCAGGATGGTCGGGATCATAGTGACCGACAGGCACCCAGGCCATCGCGCCGAATACCGCGTCCCACTGTTTTCCATGCCAGGCAATGGCAATAGGCTCAACAACACAGTCACCGAGGGAGACTCGTTCATCTGAAATGGAGAAAGAATCAAAATCAAGATCAAAATCCGTGTAGACAACTGGGATGACCACGTTGGGAAGCCAATCCCCGCCGAGAAGCTTGATATTAGTTACCCAGATTGGCCTGTGAACCTGAGCGAAGACAAATAGGTCCAGATCCCCAGACGAGTCCTTATGGCCATCTTTCAACGTGTCGACATGATAGAAGAAATTGTATAAGCGATAGTAAAAACCGGGAGGGCCAACCGTAGCCACCTTGATACCTTCACCGCCGTTGGTGAAATGATTGCCGGCGCCTCCACCGGCCACGGCCGTTCCTGTCCAGAAAAGCAGGCAAACCAGCAAAAGAAAAAAAATTTGTATTTTCAACTTCATAACACCCCCTTGTGTAATGCCTAGAACTTGTTCAAATCATGAGTGAATAATTTTTGGGTTACTAAACATTCCATTTCTCTCAAGAAGCTTCGGCGGCACACCGTTCATCTGAGACTGAAGTTTTTTTCTCTCGTATTAAAAGAATTATCGCCATCCCAAAAACCGAAACAATTGTAATCATGGCAAGAGCCCAATAGAAACTGCCTGTCGTTGCGATTGCTTTACCACCCAGATAAAGACCCAAGGCACCGCCAAATGTGCCGACGCCATAACAAAAACCAACCATTCGGCCGAGAATACTCGGTGGGTAATTCATGCTGATAAAGGCACTAAGGGAGGCGTTCATAAACGGAATCCCCCACCCAGCGATCATAAGACACAACACCAAATACCCCATTTGGCTGAAAACGGGTTCCAGCAGAATCAAATAAGCGAACCCCCCTGAAATCAAAAAGCCAAAGAGTACTGCGGGCTTGGGGTTTCCACGAGCAATTTTATCGAAAAACAATCCGCCGACAAACGGAGCAAAGATTCCGACTGCAGTCAGTGCCAACGAAATATTACCTGCCGTTACCGGGGGCAATCCAACCCCCATGGACGCCGGCGATGCCAGATAAGGAGGAACCAAGTTGTATAAGACGTACAACCCCCAGGCATTGCAAACAATCACCAAGGTAATTAGCCAAGTTTTTGGCAACGCGAGGGCCTTGATGAAAGAAACCTGAACGCCCGAAGCCATAACATCCCCAAGCGACTTAAGCACTGCGGGAGAGGGCTGCCTGCGGGTAAAGACCAAGGCAAGCACTATTGCTATCCACCCCGGGATCGACATAAACGCAACCATCTTTTGCCAACTCCCCAAAAGGGTAAGTAAGGCGGGAGAACAGACCACACCAACAGTGGAACCAAGCGAGAGGGAACCAAAAAGAATCCCTGCAGCCAGCCCCTGTTCTTTGGGGGGAAACCACAGAGCCATAATCGGTCCTATTGTCGCAAATACAAAACCGACCGAGGCCCCTTGTACCAATCGACACAAAAAGACTGTTCCGTAGTTGCTTCCGATAATTGGCATCAAAACCGCGGGGACTGAGGTGCAAAGCAATCCAAGTACAAGTGCGGCGGTAATCCCGCACTTATCACAAACGACGCCCCCGAAAGTCAGCACACACGCCACCGCCAGAACGAAACCCATCATAAGGTTGGTGGCTGAACCAACATCAATCTGCAAATTTGAGGCGATGTCACCGAGAACCGGGGCAAAAACAATCATGTTGATATAAAGAGACAAAATGGCCACACTTCCAGCAAGCAACACCAACCATCGATAGTTTGAGTACACATTCTTATCTTCCATGCACACAACTCCTGTTCAGCAAGGGGGGGGAAGCCCCCCCTCCGGTTAGAAATGCCATTGTCCCGAAATTAATCAGCAAGAGACTTCTGCCAATTAAGGTGAGCATAAAACAACTCTAGAAAGGCAGTGCCGCATCGAGTTCTTCATTGGGAACGTCGAAAACATTTCCAGACTCAGGCAAAGCTTCCTCAGAGAAGAAAGCGGGGAGTCGGTCATCTTTTTCCGTGAAACCTGCCAATCGATTGAAGTTTTTCTCCAGAGAAAGGCACTGGACTCCTAAGCCCATCAGTTTTTCGATATCCCAATCGCCACCGTATTTAGCTCCTACCATCTCGGCAAGCAGTTGAATGTTTTCCGGGTTCTCAAAAGCGAAGCTGGCAAAGATACACATGCCCAAGGAATCCATCAATGCCATGGCAACTTGCGCATTCCGGGAAAGCTCGACCTTGCCTTCTTTGTCAGCGGGATCGCCAGGCATACCGATAACATTTCCGCATGTATGATCGCCTCCCATAGGCGAGGTGGCATAAGTCACGCCGGTACCCTTAAGACCCCGAGGATCATAGGCCGCAAGGGCCTGACCTTTAGCAGTGGGGATTCGCTTTACGCCAAAATGCTTGCCGGCAGTTTCAGTGCCATTACCAAGAATTCGGCCGCGTTCCGTACCATCAATCATTTCCTGAACGAGCTGAATGGCAGCCTCTCCGTCGCCCCAAGGAATTTCTCCGGCCTCCATGGCCACACCGATGGTACACCCTGCATCCATGGTATCAATTCCGAGGTCATCACACATCCGATCGATCCGTGCAATGGCGTCAATGTCTTTAATTTCGCAATTGGCCCCAACCAAACCTATGGTTTCGTATTCAAAGCCGGAAGTCAGATAGTTGCCGTCAGCATCGTTATAAATCTGTGAACACTTGATGATGCAACCAGGGTGACAGGCATGTACCATTACTCCATTACGATCTCCCTGCAATTCGGCAATGTGTTCACCACTGATGGCCTCGGCATGCTCAAAGGTACCCTTGCTGAAATTTTTGGTGGTAAGAATCCCCATGCCATTGGTTACATTGACCAAAACAGCCGTACCCAGCGCGCGCAAGCCGCCGACAACGTGATTGCCAAGAAGCGCCTTAGAATAAGTTTTATTTCTTACCGCAAAGGCTGTCTTATCAAGCATCTCACCCCGGTAATTCCCTTTTTCTTTAATGACAAAGGCCTTGATTTTTTTGGAGCCCATAACTGCACCAAGCCCTCCGCGTGCCGCTGCTCTGGCGGGTTTCCCATCGGGATCTGTAATTTGAACCGTCGAATTGCGGTAGCCACGCTCACCCGCGCAACCGATCGATGCGATACTTATTTTGGCGCCAAACTCCTGCTGAAGACAGGCAACCAGCTCGTAATTATTCATGCCAAGATACTTTTCAGCAGGCAGGAATTCGACAGAATCTTCTCCGAGCACGACAATGTGCCAATCGTCATCAGCAGGCTGGTCTTCGATGATGAAAGCCTTCAGGCCCAGGCTAAAAAGGTATTGGGCAAAAGTACCCCCGGCATTGGCCTCCTTGATGGTGCCGGTCAGGGGGCTTTTGCCACCAACGGAAAGTCGACCCGAGCAAGGCGCAGGCGTATCTGCCAGAAGGCCAACGCAAAATATAAGTTTGTTTTCCTTCCCCAAGGCATCACATTTGGGGTCAACCTCATCATTAAGAATTTTGGCGATGAGTGCTCGCCCACCAAACAGCTCCATCCCTTGGGGGGGGCGCTAAAAACGGCTGACTTGTCGGCCATGTTGATGCGCAGAAACTTCTTCATTTATCTACTCCTCTGAAACTCGGACAACGAGTCAAAGCATGATTGGTATGCTAGAAATTTTATTACTGCTTAATACGAATTCTTTTTGATCTAATTAAGCGGAGGCGGGCCCTTCACCATGCCTACCTCCGCAAATCATTTGCTTAATAGGCCTTTTCAAGGATTTGCAGTACATCCTCCTTGGTAACATCGCGAGGATTGAACATGGTCGAAATTTCTTTCAGCGCATCCTCGGCCAGCCGATCAAACAAGTCTTTGGGAACATCCAAATCATGTAATTTGGGAATTTCCAGTTTTTTGGACAGAGATTTAACGGCTTCAACAGCAACAGTTACAGCCTCTTCAGCCGACTTGTCGGCTACGTCAAGCCCCATAGCCAAGGCAATATCCTTGGTTTTTTCTGGAACGGCAACACCGTTGAATTCCATAACAAAAGGCAGACCAATAGCGTTTGCAACCCCATGAGGCAAGCCGCAATGAACGCTTAGGGGATGGGCGATACTGTGCACCAAGCCAAGTACAGCGCTGTTGAAGGCATAGCCGGCAAGCATAGAACCGAGCAACATATTTGTTCGGGCTTCCAGGTCCTGCCCGGTCTTGGTTGCTTTTTCCAAGTTTTTATAGATCAGTTCGATGGCCTTGAGGGCAAACAGGTCAGTGGGCACCATGGCCCCTTTGGAAACATAGGCTTCAATGGCATGAGTTAAGGCGTCCATACCCGTGGAAGCAGTAATAGCCGGCGGCATCCCCATGGTCATCTCGGGATCGGCCAGGGCCATGGTAGCACCGACAAATTGGCCACCGATAACCATCTTCTTCTTTTTGGTAGTATCAGTGACAATGGAAAAAGCCGTTACTTCACTGGCAGTCCCGGAGGTGGTGGGGATAGCGATAAGCGGCTTGGTCGGATTTTTCACCAGATTAAGGCCATCATATTGATTGATAGGAGACGGGTTAGTCTGCAGAATGTTGATGGCTTTAGCGCAATCGATGGAGGAACCACCGCCGAGTGCCACCATAACATCAGCTTGAAAAGCTTTTGCCTTTTGGGCAGCTTCTTCAACAATAGTGTCAGGAGGATTGGGCAACACCTCGTCATATTCCATAACCTCAAGACCCGCTTCCTTCAATGAACTGAGCACCACATCTGTCAAACCGGCGGCCTTGACACCTTTGTCATAGACAAAAAATACCTTTTTCGCTCCTAGCTGTTTTGCTACCTCACCGGTTTGTTTTGCAACGCCACAACCAAATTGAACAAAGCTAGGGATACCAAACATGAATTCCATTTCTTCTCTCCTAATCACTTGAGGTTAATTTGATGTTGCCATATGTCTTTTACTTTATTTGTTACCGATTTCTTTATGCCCTTCCTAAAAGCACCTCCTTTCTTAATCTCCACCTAAGGACCAGGGCACACACTCATGGTCATTGTGCAAGGGGAGCACCATGTTTTTTTGCCAAGGCGGAAATTCGCCATTTTTCCGTACAACATCGTTTCATTTCCGTTTCAACCATTCGTTTTAATAGCACTTTCTTGAGAACGAAATGGAAATCCCCTATAGGGAATTCTGGAAAAGGAGAAGACAAAAACCTCTTGTTGAGAGTGTTAAAATTTTTAACGGGACAAAAAAACGGTTTAAATATTTACGGCTCTAAAAGGAAAGAAAGGTCTTAAGGACTACAAATATTAAGCACAGACATTTAAAATTCGGCATTAAAGACAACCTCGGCAAGAAAATATCATCATAGAGGAGTTGCTAGGAATAGGCCTTGCAGCAGTTGTTCTGTTTAATTCCAAATCAATGATGGATTAACAGGAGACAAAGAATGAAAATGACAATTGGAAATTTTCTTTTTATGCGCCTCCAGCAGATTGGAGTAGGGCATATGTTTGGCGTTCCCGGTGACTACAATCTCCAGTTATTGGAGCAAATGAAAGAAGTGGATGGCATAGAATTTATCGGCACCTGTAATGAGTTGAACGCTGCCTATGCTGCGGATGGATACGCCCGCACAAACGGGGTTGGAGCGTTACTCACGACTTATGGCGTAGGAGATCTCAGCGCCGTCTGCGGGATTGCCGGCTCTTGTGCCGAACACGTTCCCGTCGTTTTCATCTCCGGTGTTCCCCCTCTCTACGCAATGAAGAATCGGTTGCGGGTCCATCACTCGCTAGCTGAAGGGGATTTCGATAATATTATGAATTGCCTCAAGGAATTCACGGTCGTGAACACAAGGCTGACTCCTGGCAATGCCGCGGAAGAAATAGACCGCGCTCTTATCCGCTGCTGGAGGGAAAAAATGCCTGTCTACCTCCAAGTTCCTTCAAACATCTCGTACCTGATGGTCGACGTTTCGGACTTTAAGCTGGAACTGAAACTTCCCGCAAGCGATCCCGAACGCTTGGAGAGTGCCGCCAGACACATTGCCAAACTGTTGAATGAAGCCAAAAAACCAGCCCTGCTTATCGATATGGATGCCGACCGCTCCATGCTCGTAGAAGGTCTCACCTCAGTTGTGAAGAAAAGACAGGTGCCTTATGCCGCATTCCGTACCGGAAAGGCGCTTCTGAGTGAAACTGATCCTCTCTTTCTGGGCGTCTACATCGGCGAGGCTTCAGAACTTTCAGTAAAAGAAGCGATTGGGACATCCGATTGCCTGATTGCAACAGCACCGTGCTTTGTCGAGAGCAGCCCGATGGTATCACCGAGCGGCATTCCCATCACAGCCCACGTATATATTCGGGGGGGAGACGTCACCGTCGAGGGCGAGGTCTACGAAGGGGTGACGGCGAGAGAGTTGGTTTTCCGACTGACAGAACTGGTTGAGAGCTGTCCAGAAAGATTTGAGCAACCTACATCCTTCACAAATGTTCCCACCCCTCAACCTGGGGCTTCGTTGACGCAGGCTCGCCTATGGCCGAGAATGAGAGGGTTCATTCGTCCGGGCGACGTTGTTGTCGCGGACAACGGCACCTCCAATATCTCCCTGACTGACGTGCGGTTGCCGGAAAATACCAAGTACATATCCCAACTCATCTGGGGTTCTATCGGTTATTCGCTACCAGCGCTGCTTGGTTCGATGATGGCCGCACGCGATCGACGACACGTCCTGTTCATCGGCGACGGGTCGTTTCAACTCACAGGACAAGAACTATCGACAATCCTAAAATCGGAACTGAAACCCATCATTTTTCTACTGAACAATCGCGGATACACAATAGAGCGCTATATACTGGGCATGCGCGAGGCCTATAACGACATCGCCAACTGGCGATACTCTGCGCTGCCTGCCGTCTTCGCGCCCGATATAGATACTTTTGTTGAAACTGTAGGAACTGAGGATAAGCTCGAAGAGGTCCTTCAAAAAGTCGAGGGATGCAACTGCGCCTGCTTCATTGAACTTCTTCTGGATCCTGAGGATGCACCTGCAGCCCTGAAAACTTTCGGTCCCCTGACTGCGAAATTGGATTACGGACCTAGAGGCCCTCAACGCACCTCATGAACCACCCTTCCGACACCAAAGCCTCTGATTTGGCGAGCATGCGCAATCCGTTTTTACTGGATAGGATTTCCGGTCCTGATTTGACAGTGGTTTCACTTCGCTCTTCCTGCCCCTGGTTTATTCGGGGCCATTTGGGCTTATTTGATGCCCAAAAGAAGACAAAATTCTTTCTGGAGAGGGAAATATTCCCTTGTGCCAAACATTATGCCGCCCAGATCAAGTTATGTATCCTGACCAAATCGTAGATCATTCATTTTCAAGGGTCACCATTTGTCGAAGGTTGGTGATATCGCGCATTGGAGGTGCACCGAATAGGCGACTGTACTCACGACTGAACTGGGTCGGACTCTCGTAGCCGACCTGAAAGGCGGCAGATGCGGCATCGATAGATTCGGACAGCATCAATCTCCGGGCTTCTTGCAGTCGCAGGTGCTTCTGGTACTGGAGTGGACTGAGCGCCGTCATGCTGCGAAAGTGGTGATGAAAGGTTGATGTGCCCATATTGGCCATTTCTGCAAGTTCGTCGACTCTTAACGGCTTTGAAAAGTTTGCTTTTAACCATGTTATGACTCGGGCAACTTGCTGGCTTTGGGTGCCCATCGCTGCGAGTTGCCGCAACCTCGCCCCCTGATCTCCCACCAGTAATCGATAATAAATCTCACGCTGGATTACCGGCGCAAGTATTGGAATGTCTTGCTCGTCATCAAGCAGGTCCACCAGCCTTTGAAAAGCGTTCACTAAGGTCACTGTCAATTCCCCGGTAGCCATTCCCCTGTCTGTTTTCTGGGTTCGTGGAGGAGGGAGCAGGCTATCCGCCATGAGCTGGGAAATGTCGCGATAATCAAACGTCAGCTTAAGGCCCAGATACGGCTTTTCATGGCTGGCCTCGATTACCTGGGCAACGACAGGTAAATGCAGGCCGGCGAAAAGATAGTGGCTCGCATCGTATATGTAAGTGTCATTACCTAACTGTACTCGTTTAGCGCCCTGAGCAATCAAGCAGACACTCGGTTCGTACATCCCGGTAATCGGCTCGGAAGGCTCGGTTCTGCGAAAGAGCGATAGTTCGGGAATGGCTGTTGGTCGCAACTCTCCTTTCTCAGCTAACCGTGCAATGCTTTCCACCAGACCACCCATGGCAGAATCAAGCATTAGCTTCTGCCTTTTCATTGGCAACCCCTTGTTTTAGGTATCTTCTGTTTTTGAGATAACGGTACTCGCCTAAGCATGAAATATCAATCATTTTGCTCCATCCAAGACGAATAGGCAATAATCAGACAGGATTGGCCTACCTCCTTGTGTGCGTATGGTGGGAATATTAGGGCAGGAAAAATACTGACCTTTATAAGGGGGTGCCAAATGAAAAAACGCAAACTGGGAAACAGCAATTTGGAAGTTTCATCGATTGGTTTTGGTTGCATGGGATTGAGTTATGGATATGGCCCGGCGACGGATAAGAAAGAAGGAATCGCTTTAATCCGAGCTGCCGTTGAGCGAGGGGTGACCTTTTTTGATACCGCTGAAGTCTATGGGCCGTTCACCAACGAGGAGTTGGTCGGCGAGGCCCTCGCCCCGGTTCGCGACCAGGTCATCATTGCCACTAAATTCGGTTTTACCTTTGGAGATGATGGCAAGCAGCAAATTTTGAACAGTAGACCTGAGCACATCAGGAAGGTCGCTGAAGAAAGCCTCAAGCGCTTGAAGACAGACATCATCGATCTGTATTACCAGCACCGTGTTGATCCCGAGGTGCCCATCGAAGATGTCGCCGGAACTGTTCGTGACCTGATCCAGGAAGGAAAGGTTAAGTACTTTGGGCTATCCGAAGCTGGAGTAGGCACAATCCGCCGTGCTCACCAGATTCAACCGGTTGCCGCTCTTCAGAGTGAGTATTCTCTCTGGTGGCGCGAGCCTGAGAAAGACATTTTGCCGGCTCTTGAAGAACTCGGGATTGGTTTTGTGCCCTTCAGCCCTCTTGGAAAGGGCTTTCTGACCGGTGCAATCAACGAGGACACAACATTTTCTGAAAATGATTTTCGTAACTGTGTGCCGCGCTTTTCGCCCGAGGCACGTAAGGCGAACCAGACTCTGGTCGATTTGCTTGGAGACATTGCAGCAAGCAAGCAGGCGTCACGCGCTCAGGTTGCTATTGCGTGGATTCTTGCCCAAAAGCCCTGGATTGTCCCAATTCCCGGCACCACGAAACTCCACCGTCTAGAAGAGAACATCGCCGGGGCTTCCGTCGAGCTGACAGCCGAGGATCTGCGCGAAATCGAGAGCGCGATGGCTAAAATCACTATTCAAGGGAATCGCTACCCTGAGGCCCTTCAGAAGCGGGTCGGTCGCTGAACGGCGGCTCGACCACAAGGAGAAGACATCGTGAACAACAACATCAAAGGAAAAGTCGTAGTCATTACTGGCGCAAGCAGCGGGCTGGGTGAGGCAACCGCCCGGCTCCTCTCGGCCCAGGGCGCAAGCGTCGTGCTGGGTGCGCGGCGTTTCGAGCGCCTCCAGACACTGGCAGAAGAGTTGAACCAGGGCGGTGGCAAGGTTTTGGCCATCCCTACGGACGTTACCGAACTCGACCAAGTGAAGCGACTGGTCGACACTACCGTACAGACCTACGGGCGTATCGATGTCATCATCAACAATGCCGGGCTGATGCCGCTCTCGCTGCTTGAACGCCTCAAGATCGACGACTGGAACCAAATGATTGACGTTAACATTAAGGGTGTGCTGAATGGCATCGCTGCGGCGCTCCCGTATATGCAGGAGCAGAAGAGCGGGCAGGTCATCAATGTTTCCTCGGTGGCCGGGCACAAGGTCCGCCCCGGAAACGTGGTCTATGCGGCGACCAAGCACGCGGTGCGGGTTCTGTCTGAGGGACTCCGCCAGGAGGTAAAACCTTACAACATCAGAACGACAATAATCTCGCCGGGGGCGGTGGCCACGGAGCTGCCGGACAGTGTCACCGAGTCGGATGTCGCCGACAATATTCGCAATTTCTATGAGGCATATGCGATCCCGGCTGATTCCTTTGCGCGAGCGGTCGCCTTTGCCATGAGCCAGCCTGATAATGTGGATATAAACGAAATCCTGTATCGGCCGACGGCTCAGGAATTGTGATGGCCTACTTGGATCAATTGAAGCCTCATGGGGATGCCGAGGCTCCACAGCCCCGTTTGTATGTACTCGCAGTCCTCAGCCTGTTGATGGGGTTTGCTTCCATTTCTACTGATCTTTATCTTCCCGCCATGCCCGCCATGGAGCGTTCCCTGCACGCAGATGCCGGCATGATCGAATGGACGATCTCAGGCTATCTGATCGGCTTCAGCTCAGGTCAGTTGTTATGGGGGCCGATCAGTGACCGTTACGGTCGTCGACTGGCAGTCGGCAGCGGGCTGATCCTGTTTGTGATCGGCTCGGCCGGTTGTGCACTGTCGAACAGTGCGCTGATGATGATCGGTTGGCGGATCGTTCAGGCTCTTGGCGCTTGCGCCAGCGTTGCTCTTTCGCGTGCCATGGTGCGTGACCTTTATGAAGGAACCAAGGCCGCCCAGATGCTGTCGACCCTGATCACGGTGATGGCCATTATGCCGCTGGTCGGGCCGCTGGTCGGTGGTCAGATTGTGGCCATGGCCAGTTGGCGGGCTATTTTCTGGGTTCTGGTCGCAGTTGGTGTGGTGACCATGAGCGCTCTTTACACCATCCCCGAAACCCTGCCTGCACATAACCGCAACCCGGAGCCACTTGGTCGGGCACTGTTACGCTATGTCGAGCTACTGAAGAATCGCCGGTTGCTGGGATATCTCGGTGCAGGCGGTTTTCTCTATGCTGGCATGTTTGCTTACGTTGCCGGAACCCCCTTCGTCTACATCAGTTATTACCATTTCCCGGCTCGCTTTTATGGCCTCCTGTTCGGGCTCGGCATCATCGGCATCATGCTGGCCAACATCCTGAACCGGTGGCTGGTGGGTCATTACACTTATGACCGGATTCTGTTGCTCGGGACGGTGACCGCCATGTGCTCCGGTCTTTGGTCAGGTTTCGCTGCCTATAGCGGCCTGGGAGGACTGTGGGGACTGGTTGTGCCGCTGTTTCTGTTTGCGTCAACTACCGGTCTCATTGTCGCCAACTCGATTACCGGTGCCCTGGTCGACTTTCCGCAACGGGCCGGTGCCG
This portion of the Syntrophotalea acetylenica genome encodes:
- a CDS encoding MFS transporter; protein product: MEDKNVYSNYRWLVLLAGSVAILSLYINMIVFAPVLGDIASNLQIDVGSATNLMMGFVLAVACVLTFGGVVCDKCGITAALVLGLLCTSVPAVLMPIIGSNYGTVFLCRLVQGASVGFVFATIGPIMALWFPPKEQGLAAGILFGSLSLGSTVGVVCSPALLTLLGSWQKMVAFMSIPGWIAIVLALVFTRRQPSPAVLKSLGDVMASGVQVSFIKALALPKTWLITLVIVCNAWGLYVLYNLVPPYLASPASMGVGLPPVTAGNISLALTAVGIFAPFVGGLFFDKIARGNPKPAVLFGFLISGGFAYLILLEPVFSQMGYLVLCLMIAGWGIPFMNASLSAFISMNYPPSILGRMVGFCYGVGTFGGALGLYLGGKAIATTGSFYWALAMITIVSVFGMAIILLIREKKTSVSDERCAAEAS
- a CDS encoding aldehyde ferredoxin oxidoreductase family protein; its protein translation is MELFGGRALIAKILNDEVDPKCDALGKENKLIFCVGLLADTPAPCSGRLSVGGKSPLTGTIKEANAGGTFAQYLFSLGLKAFIIEDQPADDDWHIVVLGEDSVEFLPAEKYLGMNNYELVACLQQEFGAKISIASIGCAGERGYRNSTVQITDPDGKPARAAARGGLGAVMGSKKIKAFVIKEKGNYRGEMLDKTAFAVRNKTYSKALLGNHVVGGLRALGTAVLVNVTNGMGILTTKNFSKGTFEHAEAISGEHIAELQGDRNGVMVHACHPGCIIKCSQIYNDADGNYLTSGFEYETIGLVGANCEIKDIDAIARIDRMCDDLGIDTMDAGCTIGVAMEAGEIPWGDGEAAIQLVQEMIDGTERGRILGNGTETAGKHFGVKRIPTAKGQALAAYDPRGLKGTGVTYATSPMGGDHTCGNVIGMPGDPADKEGKVELSRNAQVAMALMDSLGMCIFASFAFENPENIQLLAEMVGAKYGGDWDIEKLMGLGVQCLSLEKNFNRLAGFTEKDDRLPAFFSEEALPESGNVFDVPNEELDAALPF
- a CDS encoding alpha-keto acid decarboxylase family protein, which codes for MKMTIGNFLFMRLQQIGVGHMFGVPGDYNLQLLEQMKEVDGIEFIGTCNELNAAYAADGYARTNGVGALLTTYGVGDLSAVCGIAGSCAEHVPVVFISGVPPLYAMKNRLRVHHSLAEGDFDNIMNCLKEFTVVNTRLTPGNAAEEIDRALIRCWREKMPVYLQVPSNISYLMVDVSDFKLELKLPASDPERLESAARHIAKLLNEAKKPALLIDMDADRSMLVEGLTSVVKKRQVPYAAFRTGKALLSETDPLFLGVYIGEASELSVKEAIGTSDCLIATAPCFVESSPMVSPSGIPITAHVYIRGGDVTVEGEVYEGVTARELVFRLTELVESCPERFEQPTSFTNVPTPQPGASLTQARLWPRMRGFIRPGDVVVADNGTSNISLTDVRLPENTKYISQLIWGSIGYSLPALLGSMMAARDRRHVLFIGDGSFQLTGQELSTILKSELKPIIFLLNNRGYTIERYILGMREAYNDIANWRYSALPAVFAPDIDTFVETVGTEDKLEEVLQKVEGCNCACFIELLLDPEDAPAALKTFGPLTAKLDYGPRGPQRTS
- a CDS encoding transporter, coding for MKLKIQIFFLLLVCLLFWTGTAVAGGGAGNHFTNGGEGIKVATVGPPGFYYRLYNFFYHVDTLKDGHKDSSGDLDLFVFAQVHRPIWVTNIKLLGGDWLPNVVIPVVYTDFDLDFDSFSISDERVSLGDCVVEPIAIAWHGKQWDAVFGAMAWVPVGHYDPDHPAGAGKGYWTAQFDLGGTYYPDKEKTWSLSWLGRYETHFKQRGHDVTYGDDFHFEWGIGKALPPSMGIGLLRGFELGVVGYAQFQITDDRGKDVTWDKVHDRVFAVGPEIRFAIPKWKTLIEMRTNIEFGAVDRTEGIMTSLNITRAF
- a CDS encoding iron-containing alcohol dehydrogenase, with protein sequence MEFMFGIPSFVQFGCGVAKQTGEVAKQLGAKKVFFVYDKGVKAAGLTDVVLSSLKEAGLEVMEYDEVLPNPPDTIVEEAAQKAKAFQADVMVALGGGSSIDCAKAINILQTNPSPINQYDGLNLVKNPTKPLIAIPTTSGTASEVTAFSIVTDTTKKKKMVIGGQFVGATMALADPEMTMGMPPAITASTGMDALTHAIEAYVSKGAMVPTDLFALKAIELIYKNLEKATKTGQDLEARTNMLLGSMLAGYAFNSAVLGLVHSIAHPLSVHCGLPHGVANAIGLPFVMEFNGVAVPEKTKDIALAMGLDVADKSAEEAVTVAVEAVKSLSKKLEIPKLHDLDVPKDLFDRLAEDALKEISTMFNPRDVTKEDVLQILEKAY
- a CDS encoding AraC family transcriptional regulator is translated as MKRQKLMLDSAMGGLVESIARLAEKGELRPTAIPELSLFRRTEPSEPITGMYEPSVCLIAQGAKRVQLGNDTYIYDASHYLFAGLHLPVVAQVIEASHEKPYLGLKLTFDYRDISQLMADSLLPPPRTQKTDRGMATGELTVTLVNAFQRLVDLLDDEQDIPILAPVIQREIYYRLLVGDQGARLRQLAAMGTQSQQVARVITWLKANFSKPLRVDELAEMANMGTSTFHHHFRSMTALSPLQYQKHLRLQEARRLMLSESIDAASAAFQVGYESPTQFSREYSRLFGAPPMRDITNLRQMVTLENE